The following proteins are co-located in the Megalobrama amblycephala isolate DHTTF-2021 linkage group LG12, ASM1881202v1, whole genome shotgun sequence genome:
- the LOC125280565 gene encoding ERC protein 2, with protein sequence MTSRHPCFYRVPPQELHGRNHLTEATQTKVLNTVISVKRTSPALCYEPDFIWKDTKLASLERNIRDLEDEIQTMKTNGLLHTDGRGEEFKQMEVYKNHSKFMKNKIDLLKQEVVKKESESMTLQTKLDALTNQNSDCKQHIEVLKESLTAKEHRACVLQTEVDALRLRLEERESFLNKKSKQIQDLIEEKGTLNSEICDLKDMLEVKEKKIKILQKKAENLQEQLKDRDKQLDSLGDRMTSLQADSSNTDTALITLEEALSEKIEEAEMHKNENKELKSKLVSLQERLSEKEACEAEHVARWNPELSERLQVLQAEAVRHKEEEEKSNAEVQRVLALLRELQSERLEQDKRIIELERQVKEQNQKQSVNPGQAGEMTPNTQRQMDDLMSALDKTRKELDVTKLQLSSTQNTLTERDNELSRIRADHSKQLTEILQLKQQALMAAVSEKDGCISLLELSPVRNMSTPEDVMTLRREKERFMNHQKQQAHSRMKHMAEHYEDGHNHPQYSHHSHHGQQRELISPPPEQDDEDGIWA encoded by the exons AGAACATCGCCAGCTTTGTGTTACGAGCCTGATTTCATATGGAag GACACCAAACTTGCATCACTGGAGCGCAATATTCGAGACCTGGAGGACGAGATCCAGACGATGAAGACAAATGGCCTTTTGCACACAGATGGCCGGGGTGAAGAATTCAAACAGATGGAAGTCTATAAGAACCACTCAAAGTTCATGAAGAACAAG ATTGATCTGCTGAAACAGGAAGTAGTAAAGAAAGAGTCTGAGTCGATGACACTGCAAACGAAGCTTGACGCACTGACCAATCAAAACTCAGACTGCAAACAGCACATAGAGGTCCTGAAGGAATCTCTCACGGCCAAAGAACACCGAGCTTGTGTCCTTCAGACAGAG GTGGATGCTCTCCGTCTGCGTCTGGAGGAGAGAGAGTCATTCCTAAACAAGAAGAGCAAACAGATCCAGGATCTCATAGAAGAGAAGGGAACACTGAACAGTGAGATATGTGACCTGAAGGACATGTTGGAGGTCAAGGAGAAGAAGATCAAGATCCTGCAGAAAAAG GCTGAGAACCTGCAGGAACAGTTAAAGGACAGGGACAAACAGTTGGACAGTTTGGGGGACAGAATGACGTCTCTGCAGGCCGACTCCAGCAACACGGACACCGCTCTCATTACACTGGAAGAGGCTCTCTCTGAGAAG ATAGAAGAGGCAGAAATGCATAAGAATGAAAATAAGGAACTGAAAAGCAAACTTGTCTCCCTACAAGAGCGTCTCTCAGAAAAAGAG GCGTGTGAAGCGGAGCATGTCGCTCGCTGGAACCCTGAGCTGTCGGAGCGGCTGCAGGTGCTCCAGGCGGAAGCTGTCCGtcataaagaggaagaggagaagtCTAATGCTGAAGTCCAGAGAGTGCTGGCTCTTTTGCGGGAGCTGCAGTCTGAACGTCTGGAGCAGGACAAGAGAATCATCGAGCTGGAGAG ACAAGTGAAGGAGCAGAACCAAAAGCAGTCTGTGAACCCAGGCCAAGCAGGAGAAATGACTCCCAATACTCAAAGACAG ATGGACGATCTGATGTCGGCTCTAGACAAAACCAGAAAAGAGTTGGATGTCACAAAGCTGCAGTTGTCGTCAACACAGAATACTCTGACTGAACGTGACAATGAGCTGAGCAGGATACGAGCTGATCACAGTAAACAGCTAACAGAGATCCTGCAGTTAAA ACAACAGGCTCTGATGGCTGCCGTCAGTGAAAAAGATGGCTGCATCAGTCTACTAGAACTTTCTCCCGTCAGAAACATGTCGACCCCTGAAGACGTGATGACCTTgaggagagagaaggagaggtTCATGAATCACCAAAAACAGCAG GCACATAGTAGGATGAAGCACATGGCAGAACATTATGAAGACGGACACAATCATCCACAGTATTCCCATCATTCTCATCACGGACAGCAACGTGAACTGATCTCGCCCCCACCAGAGCAG GATGATGAGGATGGCATATGGGCATGA